GCGCAGGCCGGGCACCCGCGTCAGGATGTGGTCGGCATAGAAGCGCGCGGTGGCGATCTTGGCCTGCATGAAGGCGGTGTCCTCGCCCTCGTTGAGGCTGTCTTCGGCGGCCAGCAGCGCGCGGCCCATCTGCCAGCCGGCCATCAGGTTGCCGGCCAGCATCAAGTAGGGCACCGAGCCGGCGAAGACCGCGTTCGGGTCGGACTTGGTGCCAGCGACGACAAACGTGACCACGTCGAGGAACGCCAGTCGCGCGGCGCTCAGCCGCTTGGCAAAGGCTTGCGCGGCGGCGCTGTCGTGCGAGGCCAGCGCGATCTCGGTCAGCTCGATCTGCGCGGCGATCGCACGCGCGGTGCGGCCGCCATCGCGCGCGGTCTTGCGACCGACCAGGTCGTTGGCCTGGATCGCGGTGGTGCCCTCGTAGATCGTCAGGATCTTGGCATCACGGTAGAACTGCGCCGCGCCGGTCTCCTCGATGAAGCCCATGCCGCCATGCACCTGCACGCCCAGCGACGTGACCTCGAGACTCATCTCGGTGCTGAAGCCCTTGATCAGCGGCACCATGAATTCGTAGAAGGCCTGGTTCTGCTGCCGCGCCTCGGGGTCCGGGTGGGAGTGCGAGGCGTCGTAGGCAGCGGCGGACACCAGCGCGAGCGCGCGGCAACCTTCGGCATACGCGCGCATCGTGCTGAGCATGCGGCGCACGTCCGGGTGATGGATGATGGCCGCCGAACCCGCCACCGAGCCGTCGACCGGGCGCGACTGCACACGATCGCGCGCGTAGGCCACCGCCTTCTGGTACGCCATCTCGGCCACCGCGATGCCCTGCACGCCGACGGCGAAGCGCGCCGCGTTCATCATGATGAACATGTACTCGAGGCCGCGGTTCTCCTGGCCGATCAACTGGCCGACCGCGCCGCCGTGGTCGCCGAACTGCAGCACCGCGGTCGGGCTCGCCTTGATGCCGAGCTTGTGCTCGATGCTGACGCAGTGCACGTCGTTGCGCTCGCCCAGGCTGCCGTCGGCGTTCACCATGAACTTGGGCACGACGAACAGGCTGATGCCCTTGACACCCTCGGGCGCACCGACCACCCGCGCGAGCACGAGATGCACGATGTTCTCGGCCATGTCGTGTTCGCCGTAGGTGATGAAGATCTTGGTGCCGAAGATCTTGTACGTGCCGTCGGGCTGCGGCTCGGCGCGGGTGCGCACCGCGGCCAGATCGGAGCCGGCCTGCGGCTCGGTCAGGTTCATCGTGCCGGTCCAGCTGCCGTCGATCATCCTGGGCAGGTAGGTGGTGCGCTGGGCGTCGCTGCCGGCGGTCAGCAGGGCCTCGATCGCACCATCGGTCAGCAGCGGGCACAGCGCGAAGCTCAGGTTGGCGCTGTTGATCATCTCGATGCAGGCCGCGTGGATCAGCTTGGGCAAGCCCTGGCCGCCGAACTCGTCCGGGTGATGCAGGCCTTGCCAGCCGCCCTCGGCAAACGCACGGAAGGCTTCCTTGAAGCCGGCGGTGGTGGTCACCACACCGTCCTTGAACCAGCTCGGCGCGATATCGCCGGCGCGGTTGAGCGGCGCGATCACCTGCTCGTTGAGCTTGGCGCATTCTTCGAGCACGGCCACGGCGGTGTCGTAGCCGGCGTCTTCGAGGCCAGGCAAGGCGGTCAGCGCATCGATGCCGGCAAGCTCCTTGATGTCGAAAAGCAGGTCTTTGAGCGGGGCGCGGTAGGTCATTTTCAGTCTCCTTGAGTGTCTTCAGATGGAACAAGGGCGCCGCAACCGATGGTTGGGCGCCCTCTTTTCTCGGTGTTGTTCTGTCTGGCTGTCAGCGGCAGACGACGACGCAGCGCAGGATCAGAGCGCCTGGACCAGCTCCGGCACCGCCACGAACAGATCCGCCTCCAGCCCGTAGTCCGCCACGCTGAAGATCGGCGCCTCGGCGTCCTTGTTGATCGCCACGATCACC
This portion of the Leptothrix cholodnii SP-6 genome encodes:
- a CDS encoding acyl-CoA dehydrogenase; protein product: MTYRAPLKDLLFDIKELAGIDALTALPGLEDAGYDTAVAVLEECAKLNEQVIAPLNRAGDIAPSWFKDGVVTTTAGFKEAFRAFAEGGWQGLHHPDEFGGQGLPKLIHAACIEMINSANLSFALCPLLTDGAIEALLTAGSDAQRTTYLPRMIDGSWTGTMNLTEPQAGSDLAAVRTRAEPQPDGTYKIFGTKIFITYGEHDMAENIVHLVLARVVGAPEGVKGISLFVVPKFMVNADGSLGERNDVHCVSIEHKLGIKASPTAVLQFGDHGGAVGQLIGQENRGLEYMFIMMNAARFAVGVQGIAVAEMAYQKAVAYARDRVQSRPVDGSVAGSAAIIHHPDVRRMLSTMRAYAEGCRALALVSAAAYDASHSHPDPEARQQNQAFYEFMVPLIKGFSTEMSLEVTSLGVQVHGGMGFIEETGAAQFYRDAKILTIYEGTTAIQANDLVGRKTARDGGRTARAIAAQIELTEIALASHDSAAAQAFAKRLSAARLAFLDVVTFVVAGTKSDPNAVFAGSVPYLMLAGNLMAGWQMGRALLAAEDSLNEGEDTAFMQAKIATARFYADHILTRVPGLRDSIVEGGESACALALEAF